Below is a window of Ciceribacter thiooxidans DNA.
CGCCGGACCGCAGGCGCGGCGACGACCTCGCCGCGGCTTGCGAACGCTTCGTGGTTCGTCTCGATGTCCTCGAGCTTGTAGAGGTAGTTAACCATGAGGCCATGCGCCTGGCGCATCGCCCGATCCGAGCGGTCGCCGAGGAAGTTGATGCGCTCGAGCCGCGCGCCATTGCCGAGATGGAAGCGCGCGACGGGATCGAGCGGCTTGCCGTTTCGATTGCGGGCTCTGAGAAAATACCAGGCTGCGGCCGTGGTCAGGGCAGGTTCGACGCTTGTCCTCGCCTGCGGCCGGTCGGCCCAGTCCGGCTCGTCGAGCACCGCGAGCGCGGCGCGGTCAGCCGGCGTGAGGGCGTCGGAGACGTCTGCCCGACGCTCGTGCGACAGCCAGTCGGCAAAACCGGGCACCGGCGACAAGGTGACGAAGGTGTCGAGACGGGGAAGCTCGCGCCGCAGATCCTCCACGACCTGTTTGATCAGGAAGTTGCCGAACGAGATACCCCGCAGTCCTTCCTGGCAGTTCGAGATGGAATAGAAGACCGCGGTTGTCGCATCGGCTGCGGCGATTATCGTGCGGTCCTCGCTCAATAGATCGGAGATGGTCGCGGGCATGTCGCGCGTCAGTGCCACCTCCACGAAGATCAGTGGATCATCGAGGAGTTGCGGATGGAAGAAGGCGAAGCACCGCCGGTCTTCCGGTGCGAGGCGCCGCCGCAGCTCGTCCCAGCCACCAATGTCGTGAACGGCCTCGTAGCGTATGATCTTTTCCAGGATATCGGCCGGCGTCGACCAACTGATTGGTCGCAGCATGAGAAAGCCACGGTTGAACCATGACCCGAAGAGATGGGCAAAGTCCGCGTCAACCGCCTCGAGGTCAGGATTGTCTCTCTTCAAGGCAAGCAGGACTTCTCGCATTCCCACGAGCGTGGCCGTACCGTTCGGCGCGAGGTTGAGCCTCCGGATGAGTTCCTGCCGGCGAGGTTCCGCCGCCTCGCTGAGTTCGAGCAGTGCCTTCGGGCTTGGGTCGGTGCGATAGGCCTCGATCGCTCGCTCGAGCCTGTCCGTATTCGGTCCGAAGCGGGTGAGCAGCGCGACCATGAAGTCGCGTTGGTCTTGCTGGTCCAAGGCCTGCCAGCGGTCCAGGATACCCTTGGCGAGTGCCATTCCAGAAGCCTCACCCCTGCTGGACAACAGGGTTTCGCAGAGCTTCTCCATCGAGCCGACCGCGTCGTCGTCGTCCTGAGGGGGACCGAGCGACAACAGCCGCCGGCCGCGATCGGTGATGCTCTGAAGCATGTCGCTGAAAAACGAGGTCGTGTTCATTGGATCGCCCCCAGCATGTGGTTCGGCAACCAGGTCGCAAGGCCCGGGAAGATGCAGAGGATGAGGATCGCCAGGAACATGACGAGCACGTAGGGCAGCGAACCCCAGAGGATGTCTCTTGTCTGGATTTGCGGCGCAATGGCATTGATGACGAAGAGATTGAGGCCGATCGGCGGCGTGATCAGGCCGACCTCCATATTGATCGTCAGTATGATCGCGAACCAGTACGGGTCGAAGCCGGCCTGGGTGATGATCGGAAACAGCATCGGTGCGGTCATCACGATGACGGCGACCGGCGGCAGGAACATGCCGCAGATCAGCAGGAACACGTTGATGACCAGCATCAGCACCCACCGGTTCACGTCCATGTCGGCGATGGCGGCGGCGACAGTCTGCGTAATGAACAAGGAAGAAAGCGCAAAGGCGAAGAGCTCGGCGGCGGCCATGATCATCATGATCATGACGCTTTCCTTCATCGCCGAACCGAAGATGCCCGCGACGGACCGGAACCGGAACAGCCGGTAAGCGATGATTACAACGAGCAAGGTCAAAAGCGCGCCCGCACCGGCCGCCTCCGACGGGGTCGCGATCCCGCCGTAGAGCACGTATAGCGTTCCGGCGATGATCAACAGGAACGGGAGGATGCGCGGAAGGCCGGTCAGCCGTTCCTTCATCGAGTATCGCACGAGGCGGGCGTCGAATTCATAGCCCTTGCGCTTGCAGTCGATGATTGCCCAGGCCATGAACATGACCGTCAGCAGAAGTCCCGGAACGACCCCTGCCATAAACAAGCGGCCGATCGAGGTTTCGGTCGCGATTCCGTAGACGATCAGCGTCACCGATGGGGGAATGAGGATCCCGAGCGTGCCGCCGGCTGCGATCGAGCCGCTCGCCACAGAGGTTGGGTATCCACGCCGAAGCATCTCCGGAATGCCCATCTTGCCGATGGCGGCGCACGTCGCGGGCGAGGAGCCGGTCATGCCGGAAAAGATTGCGCATGCTCCGATATTCGAAAGGATGAGGCCGCCGGGAATGCGGTTCAGCCAGCGGTCGAGTGAGGTGTAGAGGTCCGATCCGGCCGGAGACGACGCGACCGCCGCGCCCATGAGGACGAACATGGGAATGGACACATAGGCGAGATTGGCGATGCCGGAAAACATCGTGTCGCCGAGCACGTAGAAGATCGCGCCGCCACTTTGCGCATAGAGTCCCGCAAAGGCTGCAAGCCCAAGGGCGAAGGCGATCGGCATGCCTGTCGCCAGCAGCGCGAACAGGCAGCTGACGATCATCAGTCCGGAAACGGTGGGGCTCATCGAGCGATCTCCCGAGGGTGAGGTGTGGCACCGGACTTCCGCTCGACGTCATCACGACCGCTCGCCACGGGCGCGCGCAAGGCAGTCACAAGTGTCGCGAGTTGCGCGAGATATTGCAGGCACAGCATGGCGAAGCTTATCGGCAGGGCGGCAAGCGGCACCCAGAGCGGCGGCGCCCAGACGCTCGAGTGCTTCCAGTTGCCCGCCCATGCGTCGTGGAACTGGATCCAGGTCGCGATCAGCATGATGACGCAGAAGATGAGACCGAGAAGACCCGCGAGGACGCGCAGCACCGCCCGGGTTCGGTCGCCGACCATCATCTCCACGACGTCGACACCGACATGCCCGCCCTTCAGCAAGACGTAAGGTGCACCCAGAAACATGGCCGCCGTAGCGGAGAACACGACGAAATCCGTCTGCCAGATCGTTGGCTGACGCAGCACGTAGCGCATCGCAATCATCTGGCAAATCACGAGCATAGCGGCGATCACCAGCGCCGTCGCAATGATCGCGAGCCCGCGCGAAGCATTGCCGACAACCGTTACATAGGCCTTGAGCATGCGATTATCCTCGAATTGCCGGTATGCGGGCGGCAGGGCGCGCTGTCGCGCGCCCCTCGCTCATCCTTCTCACTTCACAGCGAGAGCCTTCTCGATCAGCTTGTCACCGCCGGGCACATTGGCGGCGAAGTTCTTGTAGGAGGATTCCTTGGCGATCTTGAGCCAGGCATCGAAGTCCTCCTTCGACATCTGGACTACCTCGACACCTGCTTTCTTGTAGGTGTCGACCATCACCTGATCGCCCTTGCGGACCTCTTCGTTGAAGTAGGTCTCGGCCTTCTCGCCGGCGGCGAGGATCGCCTTTTGCTGCTCTTCCGTCAGGCCTTCGAAGACCTGTTTCGACATCAGCACCGGCTCGTACATGAACCAGAGCGCGTTCTCGCCGGGTGCGGTCAGGCATTTGGCCTGCTCGAAGAGTCGGTAGGAGACAAAGCTTGCCGACGATGTATTGGCAGCGTCAAGCACGCCCGTCTGCATGCCTGTGTAGATTTCCGAAGAGGGCATGGACGAGATCGACGCGCCTGCTGCCACCAGCATTTCTTCAAAGGCCGGTCCCGCCGCGCGGATCACCTGTCCCTTGATGGTGTCGGGTGAGGTGATGCAGTTCTTCTTCGACGCGAATGCGCCGGAAAGCCAGGCGTCCGAGATGACGATCGCACCGGCGTCATCAATGATCTTCTTGATGTCCTGCATGAACTCGGAGTCGTTGAGCCGGGTTGCGCGGTCGAAGTTTCCGACGAGCCCCGGCATCAGCGTTGCGGAGAATTCCGGATGGCGACCCGAAGCATAGTCCAGCGGGAAAGATGTCATGTCTAGAAGACCGCGGGTGACGGCGTTCCATTGGTCGTTCGGCTTGTAGAGTGACGATCCCGGAAAGACCTGTATCTCGAGGCCGACATTGGCTGCCGCCACCTCCCTGGCGATCAGCTGAACCATTTCGTCACGGATATCCCCCTTTCCGCCGGGGAACTGGTGCGAGGCCTTCAATACGGTTTGGGCATCGGCCGCTGTCACGGCAAGGCTGCCGACCACGGCGACTGCGGATGCCATCAGCGTCCGTCGAAAAATGCTCATCTTTTCCTCCCTGGTGTTCCGGCCCTCCCGCCGGTGGTATAAGAATGAAGCAATCTTGCGCACAATGTCAACAATCTTGTATACAAGAAACGAGGCGGCGCATATCTGGGCGAAATGGGCAGGGAATGAGCGAGAATATCTTCTACAAACTGCGAGACAGTATCGAGAACGGCATTGTGACGGGCGAGTTCGCGCCGGGAGAGCGCCTTGATGAAACCCAGCTCGCGACCCGCTTCGGGGTTTCCCGTACTCCGATCCGGGAAGCGTTGATGCAGTTGAGCGCCATCGGGCTCGTCGAGATCAGGCCAAGACGGGGCGCCGTCGTGGTCGATCCGGCTCCCCAGCGCGTCTTCGAAATGTTCGAGGTGATGGCCGAACTGGAAGCCATGGCGGGAGCGCTTGCCGCACGCCGGCATACCAGGGAGGATGGAGCCGCACTCGTCTCCGCCCACGAGAAATGCCAGGAGGCGTCCGAGAGCGAGGACACCGATCGCTACTATTACGAGAACGAGCGATTTCACCAGGCGATATACGCAGCAAGCCACAGCGGCTTCCTCGAGGAACAATGCCTGGCGCTGCACCGGCGGCTTCGCCCCTATCGTCGTCTCCAGCTCAGGGTCCGCAACCGCATGAAGACCTCGTTCAGCGAACATGGGGAGATCGTCGAGGCTATCCTTGCCGGCGACGCGACCGCCGCGCGGGAGCGGTTACGCAGTCACGTCGCGGTTCAAGGCGACCGTTTTGGCGATCTTGTGGCCAATCTGGCCAATCGCGAGCGCCGCGCCGGCCGTTCGGGATAGGACCGCCGAGCCGGCCGTCTTCCGATGATGGCCCTTCAGCACGATGCTACGACCTGTCCCGGCTCCGTCGCGAGGCGTTCCGCGCGCCGGTCGGTCCGGCGGGATCATCCGCCTGGTCAGCCAGCTCGATGACCTCGTTGGTGATCTCCTCCTGGCGGAGTTGTCGGGCGAGCGCGGTGAGGTCCTCCAGCTTCCTCGAGACATTGTCCTTTGCCGCGATCATGGCGCGTGCGCGCGCCTCGTTCTCCGCTGCGAAGGAGATGATGACCGCCTCGCACAACTCGGCAAACACGTATTCCTGCGCAAGCCCCTCGAGGAGGCGCTGTGGCGGAAGCGTGATCAGGGGCGCCTCCGTCAGCCGCGCAAGCTGAAACCTTTGGTAGTCGAAGGGTATCAGGCGCTTTGTGACAATGTCGATCCGGCCGGCAGGCGCGAGCGCCGTGTGAATGACGGTGACATTGGTTATCGCACCCGCCTCCAGGCGATCGTAGAGCGCGTCGACGATCCGTTCGGCAAGCTGTGCCGCCTCGTCGACATGGGCGATCATCGGCGCCGACCACTCGACCGTAAGCCCTCGCTCGCCCGCGATCATCAGTCCGCGGTCTCCGACGAGAAGCAGCGCCTGTGGATGTCCGGCGCGCTCATTGCTAAATGCCTCCACTGCATCCAGCACTCTCTCGTTGAACGTGCCGGCAAAACCCTGCTCCGTGCAGAACGCGACGACTGCCTCGCCACCGGAGGCGTTGACGGTGGCCGGTGAGGCCGGCATCAGCGAGAGAGCCTCGCCGATCGCGACGCCGATCGCATCGGCGTAGGTTCGCACACCAGCAAGGTGCTGGCGTGCCTCCCGCGAATGGGCCACGGCGATGCCGCGCATCGCGGTCACGATCGTGGACAGCTGCCGGACGGAGCCTATTCTCGCTTCGACGCCGCTGAGCCGCTCGGCCATCGTTCACGACCCCGCGTCTGCCGCAGTGGAGGCGAGCTCCGCTGCAAGCCTCGCGACCACCGCCACGAGATCGGCGAGCTGACTCTCGTCGAGCCGCTTGCCTTCTGCGATAGCCGCTGTCGCGGATGTCGGGTTTGCGTCGAGGAAAGCGGCGAGGCGTGAGCGCAGCTTCGCCAGGTCTTCCGGCGAAAGCGAGTCGAGCGTCCCGGCGTTCAGGGCGGCAAGCAGGGCGATCTGGTCGATTATCCGCAAGGTTGCGAAGCGCTGCTGCGAGAGCAGGGCGCGGATGTGCCTCCCACGCGACATCTGCGCCTTGACGCGCTTGTCGGAAATGCCGCCGAAGCGGGTGAACATTTCGAGCTCTTGGAACTGCGAATACTGCAGGCGAACCTCGCCGGATACCTGTCGCAGGGCCGGATGCTGCGCCTTGCCGCCGACGCGGCTGACGCTGAGGCCGACGTCGACGGCCGGCCTTTGATCGGCGGTGAAAAGGTGCGAATTGAGGACAATCTGTCCGTCCGTGATCGAGATCAGGTTCGTCGGAATATAGGCCGACAGATTGCCGGCGTCCGTTTCGGCGATCGGCAATGCCGTGAGAGATCCCCCTCCGTGCTTGGCCGAGAGCTTCGCCGCGCGCTCCAGGAGGCGCGCATGCAAGTAGAAGACGTCGCCGGGATAGGCCTCCCGACCCGGCGGTTCGCGCGTCAAGAGCGCCAGTTCGCGATGGGTTGCGGCATGCTTGCTGAGATCATCGATCACAATCAGTGCATGCTCACCCCGGTCCCGGAAATATTCCGCCATGGTGAAGCCGGCGAACGGCGCAATCCACTGCAGTCCCGGCGAAGCCGCGGCGGACGCGACCACGAAGATGCACCGGTCCATGGCGCCATGATGACGGACGGATTCAATGACGCGCTCGACGGCGGTCGCCCGCTGTCCGACGGCCACATAGACGCAGATGATGTCGGCGTCCTTCTGGTTGACAATCGTGTCGACAGCGATCGAGGTCTTTCCCGTCGCCCGGTCGCCGATGATCAGTTCGCGTTGGCCACGGCCGAGGGCGAACAGTGCGTCGACAACGAGAATGCCGGTCTCGACGGGGTGCGATACGAGGTCGCGATCGATAATGGCCGGCGCAGGTCTTTCAATGGGCTCCTCTGTCTCTGCG
It encodes the following:
- the dctP gene encoding TRAP transporter substrate-binding protein DctP; amino-acid sequence: MSIFRRTLMASAVAVVGSLAVTAADAQTVLKASHQFPGGKGDIRDEMVQLIAREVAAANVGLEIQVFPGSSLYKPNDQWNAVTRGLLDMTSFPLDYASGRHPEFSATLMPGLVGNFDRATRLNDSEFMQDIKKIIDDAGAIVISDAWLSGAFASKKNCITSPDTIKGQVIRAAGPAFEEMLVAAGASISSMPSSEIYTGMQTGVLDAANTSSASFVSYRLFEQAKCLTAPGENALWFMYEPVLMSKQVFEGLTEEQQKAILAAGEKAETYFNEEVRKGDQVMVDTYKKAGVEVVQMSKEDFDAWLKIAKESSYKNFAANVPGGDKLIEKALAVK
- a CDS encoding F0F1 ATP synthase subunit alpha, whose translation is MTENRKETSNWFADSSAEIGQLQLGPSAEAVGRVEHVADNVAAVSGLPDVRLNELLLFEGGRTGFALTLDEDTISAVLLDDGVAIRSGSRVRGTGEVVRVPVGRALLGRIVDPLGRPLDGGPPVAAETEEPIERPAPAIIDRDLVSHPVETGILVVDALFALGRGQRELIIGDRATGKTSIAVDTIVNQKDADIICVYVAVGQRATAVERVIESVRHHGAMDRCIFVVASAAASPGLQWIAPFAGFTMAEYFRDRGEHALIVIDDLSKHAATHRELALLTREPPGREAYPGDVFYLHARLLERAAKLSAKHGGGSLTALPIAETDAGNLSAYIPTNLISITDGQIVLNSHLFTADQRPAVDVGLSVSRVGGKAQHPALRQVSGEVRLQYSQFQELEMFTRFGGISDKRVKAQMSRGRHIRALLSQQRFATLRIIDQIALLAALNAGTLDSLSPEDLAKLRSRLAAFLDANPTSATAAIAEGKRLDESQLADLVAVVARLAAELASTAADAGS
- a CDS encoding TRAP transporter small permease subunit — protein: MLKAYVTVVGNASRGLAIIATALVIAAMLVICQMIAMRYVLRQPTIWQTDFVVFSATAAMFLGAPYVLLKGGHVGVDVVEMMVGDRTRAVLRVLAGLLGLIFCVIMLIATWIQFHDAWAGNWKHSSVWAPPLWVPLAALPISFAMLCLQYLAQLATLVTALRAPVASGRDDVERKSGATPHPREIAR
- a CDS encoding F0F1 ATP synthase subunit gamma codes for the protein MAERLSGVEARIGSVRQLSTIVTAMRGIAVAHSREARQHLAGVRTYADAIGVAIGEALSLMPASPATVNASGGEAVVAFCTEQGFAGTFNERVLDAVEAFSNERAGHPQALLLVGDRGLMIAGERGLTVEWSAPMIAHVDEAAQLAERIVDALYDRLEAGAITNVTVIHTALAPAGRIDIVTKRLIPFDYQRFQLARLTEAPLITLPPQRLLEGLAQEYVFAELCEAVIISFAAENEARARAMIAAKDNVSRKLEDLTALARQLRQEEITNEVIELADQADDPAGPTGARNASRRSRDRS
- a CDS encoding malonyl-CoA decarboxylase — protein: MNTTSFFSDMLQSITDRGRRLLSLGPPQDDDDAVGSMEKLCETLLSSRGEASGMALAKGILDRWQALDQQDQRDFMVALLTRFGPNTDRLERAIEAYRTDPSPKALLELSEAAEPRRQELIRRLNLAPNGTATLVGMREVLLALKRDNPDLEAVDADFAHLFGSWFNRGFLMLRPISWSTPADILEKIIRYEAVHDIGGWDELRRRLAPEDRRCFAFFHPQLLDDPLIFVEVALTRDMPATISDLLSEDRTIIAAADATTAVFYSISNCQEGLRGISFGNFLIKQVVEDLRRELPRLDTFVTLSPVPGFADWLSHERRADVSDALTPADRAALAVLDEPDWADRPQARTSVEPALTTAAAWYFLRARNRNGKPLDPVARFHLGNGARLERINFLGDRSDRAMRQAHGLMVNYLYKLEDIETNHEAFASRGEVVAAPAVRRLVPADRGPRAPTAGGPAAKDGSYDAARRQGSKEFTS
- a CDS encoding TRAP transporter large permease; the encoded protein is MSPTVSGLMIVSCLFALLATGMPIAFALGLAAFAGLYAQSGGAIFYVLGDTMFSGIANLAYVSIPMFVLMGAAVASSPAGSDLYTSLDRWLNRIPGGLILSNIGACAIFSGMTGSSPATCAAIGKMGIPEMLRRGYPTSVASGSIAAGGTLGILIPPSVTLIVYGIATETSIGRLFMAGVVPGLLLTVMFMAWAIIDCKRKGYEFDARLVRYSMKERLTGLPRILPFLLIIAGTLYVLYGGIATPSEAAGAGALLTLLVVIIAYRLFRFRSVAGIFGSAMKESVMIMMIMAAAELFAFALSSLFITQTVAAAIADMDVNRWVLMLVINVFLLICGMFLPPVAVIVMTAPMLFPIITQAGFDPYWFAIILTINMEVGLITPPIGLNLFVINAIAPQIQTRDILWGSLPYVLVMFLAILILCIFPGLATWLPNHMLGAIQ
- a CDS encoding GntR family transcriptional regulator produces the protein MSENIFYKLRDSIENGIVTGEFAPGERLDETQLATRFGVSRTPIREALMQLSAIGLVEIRPRRGAVVVDPAPQRVFEMFEVMAELEAMAGALAARRHTREDGAALVSAHEKCQEASESEDTDRYYYENERFHQAIYAASHSGFLEEQCLALHRRLRPYRRLQLRVRNRMKTSFSEHGEIVEAILAGDATAARERLRSHVAVQGDRFGDLVANLANRERRAGRSG